A region of Halalkaliarchaeum desulfuricum DNA encodes the following proteins:
- a CDS encoding YgaP family membrane protein — protein MERNVGEVDRLVRIAMGAVVGLASLGILAGLLAASGVVALVLGIVAIVLLATGASGTCGAYQVLGVSTCKR, from the coding sequence ATGGAACGTAACGTCGGCGAAGTTGACCGTCTTGTAAGGATCGCGATGGGCGCCGTCGTCGGCCTCGCGTCACTTGGAATCCTCGCTGGACTGCTCGCAGCGAGCGGTGTCGTTGCGCTCGTTCTCGGGATCGTCGCGATTGTTCTGCTCGCGACAGGAGCGTCCGGCACCTGTGGCGCGTACCAGGTGCTGGGAGTTTCCACCTGCAAGCGATAG
- a CDS encoding LabA-like NYN domain-containing protein, whose protein sequence is MTDIHPDQRVAVLADSQNLYHTAQSRFSRNIDYTQLLSRAVQDRQLIRAIAYVIRADSPEEESFFDALEDIGFETKIKDIKTFADGSKKADWDVGMSLDAVTLANHVDVVVLCTGDGDFSRLCSHLRHMGVRVEVMGFGSSTADELVDAADNFLDLSDREEVFLL, encoded by the coding sequence ATGACCGACATTCACCCGGATCAGCGCGTCGCCGTACTCGCCGATTCACAGAACCTCTATCACACCGCACAGAGCCGCTTCTCGCGGAACATCGACTACACCCAACTGCTCTCCCGCGCTGTGCAGGACCGGCAGCTCATTCGAGCGATCGCGTACGTGATCCGTGCAGATTCCCCCGAGGAGGAGAGCTTCTTCGACGCGCTCGAGGACATCGGATTCGAGACCAAGATCAAGGACATAAAGACGTTCGCCGACGGGTCGAAGAAGGCCGACTGGGACGTGGGGATGAGTCTCGACGCCGTGACGCTCGCCAACCACGTCGACGTCGTCGTGCTGTGCACGGGCGACGGGGACTTCTCCCGGCTCTGTTCGCACCTCCGTCACATGGGGGTTCGGGTGGAAGTGATGGGATTCGGCTCCTCGACGGCCGACGAACTCGTCGACGCGGCGGACAACTTCCTGGATCTCTCGGACCGCGAGGAGGTGTTCCTGCTGTGA
- a CDS encoding methylenetetrahydrofolate reductase C-terminal domain-containing protein — protein sequence MTTNTFKESILDDEEFGVTWEHVPGRGAREQQQDAVFEAAEIASEGDVVDGISVTENAGGNPAISAEYLGMKLQDLDVDPLVHFTAKDKNRNQLESLLYAMDREGIQNLLVMTGDYQNDGYQGQSRPVYDLDPVQIMDLISDLNEGLEYTDKFGREKSLEPTDFFAGVAVSPFKRLESELVPQYWKLEKKIEQGARFVIPQVGYDARKFHELLQYVEDHDLDVPVIGNIYVLDPGSANAMNKNRIPGVIVTDDLLEDIETEAEENDDDGKQARLERAAKMYAFMKGMGYDGVHIAGHEVDHDGVEYVVERGEELVPEWREIVEEFDYPMEDGFYYYERDPETGLNTWERTTLPEQPKQSLTYRGFKVMHDQLFEPDGALFGPMRWSAKKVDGSRLEEPYQMTERMVKTASNDCQECGNCALLDLAYQCPMSQCPKSQRNGPCGGSYDGWCEVHPEEQKCIYVKAYRELKADGGPEKAREKLRELYIPPPDWELENTSSWLNYFLGRDYASKNAGIEPPTSGD from the coding sequence GTGACTACGAACACGTTCAAGGAATCGATTCTCGACGACGAGGAGTTCGGAGTGACGTGGGAACACGTTCCCGGACGCGGCGCGCGCGAGCAACAACAGGACGCGGTGTTCGAGGCGGCGGAAATCGCCTCGGAAGGTGACGTCGTCGATGGCATTTCGGTGACGGAAAACGCGGGGGGTAACCCGGCGATCTCCGCGGAGTACCTCGGGATGAAGCTCCAGGATCTCGACGTGGATCCGCTCGTGCACTTCACCGCGAAAGACAAGAACCGCAACCAGCTCGAGAGCCTGCTGTACGCGATGGACCGGGAGGGGATCCAGAACCTGCTCGTGATGACCGGCGACTACCAGAACGACGGCTATCAGGGCCAGTCTCGACCCGTCTACGACCTCGACCCGGTTCAGATCATGGATCTCATCTCGGATCTCAACGAGGGGCTCGAGTACACCGACAAGTTCGGTCGCGAGAAGAGTCTCGAACCCACCGACTTCTTCGCCGGCGTCGCCGTCTCCCCCTTCAAACGGCTCGAATCCGAACTCGTTCCCCAGTACTGGAAACTCGAAAAGAAAATCGAGCAGGGCGCCCGGTTCGTGATCCCACAGGTGGGCTACGATGCTCGCAAGTTCCACGAACTGCTGCAGTACGTCGAGGATCACGACCTCGACGTGCCCGTGATCGGCAACATCTACGTGCTGGATCCCGGCTCGGCGAACGCGATGAACAAAAACCGCATCCCGGGCGTCATCGTCACTGACGATCTCCTCGAGGATATCGAAACCGAGGCTGAAGAAAACGACGACGACGGCAAGCAAGCCCGTCTGGAGCGTGCCGCCAAGATGTACGCCTTCATGAAGGGGATGGGCTACGACGGCGTCCACATCGCCGGCCACGAGGTCGATCACGACGGCGTCGAGTACGTCGTCGAACGCGGTGAAGAGCTCGTGCCCGAGTGGCGCGAAATCGTCGAGGAGTTCGACTACCCCATGGAGGACGGCTTCTACTACTACGAACGCGACCCCGAAACGGGGCTCAACACCTGGGAACGAACCACCCTCCCCGAACAGCCCAAACAGTCGCTTACCTACCGCGGGTTCAAGGTGATGCACGACCAGCTGTTCGAACCCGACGGCGCCCTCTTCGGGCCGATGCGCTGGAGCGCAAAGAAGGTCGACGGCAGCCGGCTCGAGGAGCCCTACCAGATGACCGAACGGATGGTCAAAACCGCCTCCAACGACTGCCAGGAGTGTGGCAACTGTGCGCTCCTCGATCTCGCCTACCAGTGTCCGATGTCACAGTGCCCGAAAAGCCAGCGCAACGGCCCCTGCGGTGGCAGCTACGACGGCTGGTGTGAAGTCCACCCGGAAGAGCAGAAGTGTATCTACGTGAAGGCGTACAGAGAGTTGAAGGCCGACGGCGGCCCCGAAAAAGCCCGCGAAAAACTCCGCGAGCTGTACATTCCCCCGCCCGACTGGGAACTCGAAAACACCTCCTCGTGGCTCAACTACTTCCTCGGGCGCGATTACGCCAGCAAGAACGCCGGCATCGAACCGCCGACGAGCGGCGACTGA
- a CDS encoding fosmidomycin resistance protein yields MLGGCKRLALEVKYLDPVVDFYREQLDLDPAHRSDREVVFPVGSGGNTDGSRNENGSDLELRRPNGVPRGGLHTHFAFACPRDVYDDWYARLDETLELQEVDFGSMRSLYADDPEGNCVEIAGVDPPSGTGEPELTRIFEVVLEVEDLPTAEARYVDLGFDVVDRGSKRRRTRLSTGSFDLELWEPHLGLADARGGVHVDLGIEATDPEAAADEISDRITKRESVEEGVRIRDPDGHYVTLSDAMP; encoded by the coding sequence ATGCTCGGTGGCTGCAAGCGGCTCGCGCTGGAAGTGAAGTATCTCGATCCAGTCGTCGACTTCTATCGAGAGCAGCTGGATCTCGATCCGGCTCATCGCTCCGACCGTGAGGTTGTGTTCCCGGTCGGTTCGGGCGGCAACACCGATGGTTCCCGAAACGAAAACGGAAGCGACCTCGAGCTGCGACGACCGAACGGCGTCCCACGCGGGGGACTTCACACCCACTTCGCCTTTGCTTGCCCCAGAGACGTCTACGACGACTGGTACGCCCGTCTCGACGAGACGCTCGAACTCCAGGAAGTCGACTTCGGCTCGATGCGATCGCTGTACGCCGACGATCCGGAGGGGAACTGCGTCGAGATCGCCGGCGTGGATCCACCCAGCGGAACCGGGGAACCCGAACTGACGCGGATCTTCGAGGTGGTACTGGAAGTCGAGGATCTCCCTACTGCGGAGGCCCGTTACGTCGATCTGGGGTTCGACGTCGTGGATCGAGGATCGAAGCGTCGCAGAACGCGGCTCTCGACCGGCTCATTCGATCTCGAACTGTGGGAACCGCACCTCGGACTTGCGGACGCCCGGGGAGGCGTCCACGTCGATCTCGGAATCGAAGCTACCGATCCGGAGGCGGCCGCCGACGAGATTTCCGACCGAATTACGAAGCGGGAATCCGTCGAGGAGGGCGTTCGGATCAGGGATCCGGACGGACATTACGTGACGCTTTCCGACGCGATGCCGTGA
- a CDS encoding ABC transporter permease, whose amino-acid sequence MDSPRLSRRSGVVAGAIIALLFVVAMVPGFREIGADVVGVVDASYVRSALRLTVPIAFAGMGGIFAEKSGVINIGLEGLLIIAAFTAIAVMWALGGRDAEGMLVAFFAAVVASAFVAFLFAAVCIEYKADQIIAGLAVWLIALGIAPFGSIIIWETVNSPSVGTLDTIPIPVLSELPYVGPALFDVSAPVYLLFVAVPFSWYLLNRTAFGKHLQASGEDPKTLDTVGVDVRKIRYTGVLLSGVYCGIGGAGLALNTGQFVGGGETMIDGRGWIGITTYLIGNYNPIGAAVASFFFAGLDALQLELQRIAGIEISSTLVGIIPYVAVLVVLTFVGRTRMPDAAGEHYDPDE is encoded by the coding sequence ATGGATAGCCCGCGACTTTCGCGTCGATCGGGAGTCGTCGCGGGAGCAATTATCGCACTCCTGTTCGTCGTTGCGATGGTGCCCGGGTTTCGGGAAATCGGCGCGGACGTGGTGGGCGTCGTCGACGCCTCGTACGTGCGCAGCGCGCTCCGATTGACAGTCCCGATAGCCTTTGCCGGAATGGGCGGGATCTTCGCCGAGAAGTCCGGCGTCATCAACATTGGCCTCGAGGGCCTGTTGATAATTGCCGCCTTTACAGCAATCGCCGTGATGTGGGCGCTCGGCGGCAGGGATGCGGAGGGGATGTTGGTGGCCTTCTTCGCGGCCGTGGTGGCCAGCGCGTTCGTCGCGTTCCTCTTTGCGGCGGTGTGTATCGAGTACAAGGCCGACCAGATCATCGCCGGGCTGGCAGTCTGGTTGATCGCGCTCGGGATCGCACCCTTCGGCAGCATCATCATCTGGGAGACGGTCAACAGCCCGAGCGTCGGCACCCTGGACACGATCCCGATACCGGTCCTGTCGGAGCTGCCGTACGTCGGTCCCGCCCTGTTCGACGTGAGCGCACCTGTCTACCTGCTGTTCGTTGCTGTCCCCTTCTCGTGGTATCTACTGAACCGGACGGCGTTCGGAAAACACCTCCAGGCCAGCGGCGAGGACCCCAAAACCCTCGACACCGTCGGGGTCGACGTTCGGAAGATCCGGTACACGGGGGTACTGCTTTCCGGCGTCTACTGTGGTATCGGCGGCGCCGGACTCGCGCTCAACACCGGCCAGTTCGTGGGCGGCGGCGAGACGATGATCGACGGCCGCGGCTGGATCGGTATTACCACGTACCTGATCGGTAACTACAACCCCATCGGCGCCGCCGTGGCCTCGTTTTTCTTCGCGGGACTCGACGCGTTACAGCTCGAACTCCAGCGGATCGCCGGCATCGAAATATCTTCGACGCTCGTCGGAATCATCCCGTACGTGGCCGTACTCGTCGTGCTCACATTCGTCGGCCGCACCCGGATGCCGGACGCCGCCGGAGAGCACTACGATCCCGACGAGTGA
- the dapA gene encoding 4-hydroxy-tetrahydrodipicolinate synthase, which produces MTETHFEGVYPAIVTPFTDDSEVDHETLTAEARRLEAAGVDGLVPVGSTGESATLTHDEHAEVVETVVAAVDDVPVIAGTGSNSTHEAIDLSRRAEESGADGLLLISPYYNKPEAQGFYEHYTAIADAVDLPQIVYNVPSRTGQNIPIDTTVELAAHPNIAGYKAASGDLNQISEIVERTRGESFDVLSGDDGMTLPTLSVGGTGTISVVANVEPERTCAMVGAALAGDYDRARRLHHELGPLMRALFVETNPIPVKEAMHIRGHTSPHIRSPLTRLTPENREYLRDVLAELDATEEPEVPNP; this is translated from the coding sequence ATGACGGAAACACACTTCGAAGGCGTCTATCCCGCGATAGTAACGCCGTTTACGGACGACAGCGAGGTCGACCACGAAACGCTTACAGCCGAAGCCCGCCGTCTCGAGGCCGCCGGCGTCGACGGGCTCGTCCCGGTCGGATCGACCGGGGAGTCGGCGACACTCACACACGACGAACACGCGGAGGTCGTCGAGACGGTCGTGGCAGCCGTCGACGACGTCCCGGTCATCGCCGGCACCGGCTCGAACTCCACCCACGAGGCGATCGACCTCTCGCGGCGCGCCGAGGAGTCGGGAGCCGACGGCCTGCTTTTGATCTCGCCGTACTACAACAAGCCGGAGGCGCAGGGATTTTACGAACATTACACGGCGATCGCCGACGCCGTCGATCTGCCACAGATCGTCTACAACGTCCCCTCCCGGACCGGACAGAACATCCCGATCGACACGACCGTCGAACTCGCCGCCCATCCCAACATCGCCGGCTACAAGGCCGCCTCGGGTGACCTCAACCAGATCTCCGAGATCGTCGAACGAACTCGTGGGGAGTCGTTCGACGTGCTCTCGGGCGACGACGGGATGACGTTGCCGACGCTCTCGGTCGGCGGAACCGGGACGATAAGCGTCGTCGCCAACGTCGAACCCGAGCGCACCTGCGCGATGGTCGGCGCGGCGCTTGCGGGCGATTACGACCGCGCCCGACGACTCCACCACGAGCTCGGCCCGCTGATGCGGGCGCTGTTCGTCGAAACGAACCCGATCCCGGTGAAGGAAGCCATGCACATTCGGGGGCACACCAGCCCCCACATCCGGTCGCCGCTGACGCGGCTCACCCCGGAGAACCGCGAGTACCTCCGGGACGTGCTCGCGGAGTTGGACGCGACTGAAGAACCGGAGGTGCCGAACCCGTGA
- a CDS encoding PUA domain-containing protein — MTDGGSTGSAPDASAPDLASLRTVADYQFGAGAGEALFPLGEELTVRRSTGGRPRQVVADEGRLVSYGVDGRFTLGVAGGRRLHETLDGEYTVAVGDESEPFVREGKNVFAKFVVGVDDAVRPRDEVVVVHETGYVLAVGRAELSAAGMEEFETGMAVKVREGAGDPASE, encoded by the coding sequence GTGACTGACGGGGGCTCGACTGGGTCGGCTCCCGATGCGAGCGCGCCGGATCTGGCGTCGTTGCGTACGGTCGCCGACTACCAGTTCGGGGCGGGCGCGGGCGAAGCCCTGTTCCCCCTGGGGGAAGAACTCACCGTCCGTCGATCCACCGGCGGTCGACCGCGCCAGGTCGTCGCCGACGAGGGGCGGCTCGTTTCCTACGGCGTCGACGGACGGTTCACCCTCGGCGTCGCCGGGGGTCGACGGCTGCATGAAACCCTCGATGGCGAGTACACCGTCGCCGTCGGCGACGAGTCGGAGCCGTTCGTCCGCGAGGGCAAAAACGTGTTCGCGAAGTTCGTCGTCGGCGTCGACGACGCCGTCAGACCCCGCGACGAGGTGGTGGTGGTCCACGAGACGGGTTACGTCCTGGCCGTCGGGCGGGCGGAGCTGTCCGCCGCCGGGATGGAAGAGTTCGAAACCGGCATGGCAGTGAAAGTTCGCGAGGGTGCTGGCGATCCGGCGTCCGAGTGA
- the dapB gene encoding 4-hydroxy-tetrahydrodipicolinate reductase encodes MSRQRHPVRVAVTGAGGRMGREVIDLANERDDLDVALAVNRSTIGEVAGVPVRTAEGSDPLAEALSEVEPDVLVDFTAPAATVGYADACAEANVPLVTGTTGFDDDDREALDRASESVPVLVASNFSRGIMALRRAVREAVGALPDYDVELTETHHNGKRDAPSGTAKTILEDIEAIVGDGADAPGRVHGREGDQPRIAGEIGVHARRAGDITGEHELLLAGNRETLSLSHRAGDRGVFAAGALDAAAWLAGRSPGRYAFSDVVDGESDVVDEEPDVVDEESDPSRQATAGASPDKTMDETNQNAIDNGDDR; translated from the coding sequence GTGAGTCGGCAGCGTCATCCCGTCCGGGTCGCGGTCACCGGGGCCGGCGGTCGGATGGGACGGGAGGTGATCGACCTCGCGAACGAACGCGACGACCTCGACGTCGCGCTCGCGGTCAACAGGTCGACCATAGGCGAGGTCGCGGGCGTGCCGGTTCGAACCGCCGAGGGGAGTGACCCCCTCGCGGAAGCGCTCTCGGAGGTCGAGCCGGACGTCCTCGTCGACTTCACCGCGCCGGCAGCGACCGTCGGATACGCCGACGCCTGCGCCGAGGCGAACGTTCCCCTCGTGACCGGGACGACCGGGTTCGACGACGACGACCGCGAGGCGCTCGATCGGGCGAGCGAATCGGTTCCCGTACTGGTGGCGTCGAACTTCTCCCGGGGGATCATGGCGCTCCGTCGGGCGGTTCGGGAGGCGGTCGGGGCACTGCCCGACTACGACGTCGAACTCACCGAGACCCATCACAACGGCAAGCGGGACGCGCCGTCGGGCACCGCAAAGACGATCCTCGAGGACATCGAGGCGATCGTCGGCGACGGTGCCGACGCGCCCGGTCGGGTGCACGGCAGAGAGGGTGACCAGCCCAGGATCGCCGGCGAGATCGGCGTTCACGCGCGCCGGGCGGGCGACATAACCGGCGAGCACGAACTCCTCCTTGCGGGCAACCGGGAGACGCTCTCGCTTTCCCACCGGGCGGGCGATCGGGGCGTATTCGCGGCCGGAGCGCTCGACGCGGCGGCGTGGCTCGCAGGCCGGAGCCCCGGACGGTACGCGTTTTCCGATGTCGTCGATGGGGAGTCCGACGTCGTAGACGAAGAGCCCGACGTCGTGGACGAAGAGTCCGACCCTTCGAGGCAAGCGACCGCAGGAGCATCGCCGGACAAAACGATGGACGAAACGAACCAGAACGCAATCGACAACGGAGACGACAGATGA
- a CDS encoding ABC transporter permease, with protein sequence MNRESIERLLDRLVDTSGTERIAISLAALVFASLVGGVLVFVSGAVATCRIPAFTIAGVEFCYNPVEVYAMLVYGAFGTPVNIGLTLQETTLLLFTGLSVAVAFRAGLFNIGTQGQMVVGALASALTVIWLAPYVPENLIGALLLVPLSVVVGAAGGGFYGAIPGAMKAYADAHEVITTIMLNFVAFGITFYLVRNHVGDPTVDAVQTVAVPDFVRLSPTIGGTRFSLIALVSGLVVAIGVYLLYKRTVIGYELRTSGLAPDAAEYGGVNAEQNIVTSMTLSGALGGIGGSMYVLMILYRFQTEMPPLGFDGIAVSILAGNNPLGVIPAAVLFGALKAGALQIDFALGVPNELIEVLRGLIILFVAMPEFFRMLGKRAGYGTGGTEAAVTDGGETDG encoded by the coding sequence ATGAATAGGGAGTCGATCGAGCGTCTGCTGGATCGACTCGTGGACACCTCGGGGACCGAACGGATCGCGATCAGTCTGGCCGCGCTGGTGTTTGCGAGCCTGGTCGGCGGTGTTCTCGTGTTCGTCTCCGGTGCGGTCGCGACGTGTCGGATCCCGGCGTTCACCATCGCGGGCGTAGAGTTCTGCTACAATCCGGTCGAGGTGTACGCGATGCTGGTTTACGGTGCGTTCGGGACACCCGTGAACATCGGCCTTACCCTTCAGGAGACAACGCTTTTGCTTTTCACCGGGCTGTCGGTGGCGGTGGCGTTCCGTGCGGGTCTTTTCAACATCGGAACGCAGGGACAGATGGTTGTTGGCGCACTCGCGAGCGCGCTAACAGTTATCTGGCTCGCACCGTACGTTCCCGAAAACCTGATCGGTGCTCTCCTTCTGGTGCCGCTTTCGGTAGTGGTCGGTGCGGCCGGCGGCGGCTTTTACGGCGCCATCCCGGGAGCGATGAAAGCGTACGCCGACGCCCACGAAGTGATCACGACGATCATGCTCAACTTCGTGGCGTTTGGAATCACCTTCTATCTGGTGCGAAACCACGTCGGCGATCCCACAGTCGACGCTGTCCAGACAGTTGCTGTACCGGATTTCGTCCGACTGTCCCCGACCATCGGCGGGACGCGCTTTTCGCTTATCGCACTGGTTTCCGGGTTGGTCGTCGCCATCGGGGTGTATCTGCTGTACAAGCGCACCGTGATCGGCTACGAACTGCGGACGAGTGGCCTCGCACCCGATGCAGCCGAATACGGCGGCGTCAACGCGGAACAAAACATCGTCACGAGCATGACGCTTTCGGGGGCCCTGGGGGGAATCGGCGGTTCGATGTACGTGTTGATGATTCTCTACCGGTTCCAGACCGAGATGCCACCGCTCGGATTCGACGGTATTGCCGTCTCGATCCTGGCCGGAAACAACCCGCTCGGGGTGATCCCGGCGGCCGTGCTGTTCGGTGCCCTGAAAGCCGGCGCACTCCAGATCGACTTCGCGCTGGGCGTCCCGAACGAACTGATCGAAGTGCTTCGCGGGCTGATTATCCTGTTCGTCGCGATGCCGGAGTTCTTCCGGATGCTCGGAAAACGTGCCGGCTACGGGACGGGCGGCACCGAGGCTGCAGTGACCGACGGGGGTGAAACTGATGGATAG